In a single window of the Raphanus sativus cultivar WK10039 unplaced genomic scaffold, ASM80110v3 Scaffold3651, whole genome shotgun sequence genome:
- the LOC130506773 gene encoding clathrin coat assembly protein AP180-like: MPSKLKKAIGAVKDQTSISLAKVTNRANRGGDLTTLEVAILKATSHDEDVPIDDRLVSDILAIISSKKSHAAACAAAIGRRIGRTRNWIVALKSLVLVLRIFQDGDPYFPREVLHVMKRGAKILNLSTFRDDSNSRPWDYSAYVRTFALYLDERLDCFLTGKLQRRYTNNNQNKTGIRSRFNPKTRNKTDEPAVRDMKPAMLLDKITYWQRLLDRAIATRPTGDAKANRLVKTSLYAVLQESFDLYRDISDGLALLLDSFFHLPYKSCVHAFQASVRASKQFEELSGFYDLCKSNGVGRTSEYPSVQKISLELLETLQEFLKDQSSFPGNNAGMYPSPNSLLLPPPPSSTVSSSLSERCCSDYGSFRSASLEDTGTSSPPMSCHSEPYGGGREDPNGNSFDTVSTKSLPNTPSVSSASSIDDKEKKKKKKEKTKKREEAKVEGFDPWEALMLRDEPRKNIETIPEETSTSEVQRESGNWLLALEETVTTQVHDDDTNSMAIVPFGLDDPMPVAFQATATDQYNPFLVESAAPLAKVGPTVELMSTTFNALAVTDFQGNVPDDFEPSTAPTFKATGSLPDKCEPFATFESFGFEESVLENGGVHEQSVLQEQQLWLQNQNKIIAKHLNLI; encoded by the coding sequence ATGCCGAGCAAGCTGAAAAAGGCGATTGGAGCGGTTAAAGACCAGACGAGCATCAGCCTCGCCAAAGTCACCAACAGAGCCAACAGAGGCGGAGACCTCACCACCCTCGAGGTAGCCATCCTCAAAGCCACGAGCCACGACGAGGACGTCCCGATCGACGACCGTCTCGTCTCCGACATCCTCGCCATCATCTCCTCCAAGAAATCTCACGCCGCCGCTTGCGCCGCCGCGATCGGACGCCGCATCGGGAGGACGCGGAACTGGATCGTCGCGCTCAAATCCCTAGTCCTCGTCCTCAGGATCTTCCAGGACGGAGACCCTTACTTCCCGCGCGAAGTCCTCCACGTCATGAAACGCGGCGCGAAGATCCTCAACCTCTCCACCTTCCGCGACGACTCGAACTCGCGACCTTGGGATTACTCCGCTTACGTCCGCACCTTCGCGCTCTACCTTGACGAGAGACTCGACTGCTTCTTAACCGGGAAGTTACAGAGACGGTACACTAACAACAACCAGAACAAAACCGGAATCAGATCCCGGTTTAATCCAAAAACTAGAAACAAAACCGACGAACCGGCGGTTAGAGATATGAAACCGGCGATGCTCCTCGACAAGATCACCTACTGGCAGAGACTGCTAGACAGAGCCATCGCGACGCGTCCGACGGGAGACGCGAAAGCCAACAGGCTCGTGAAGACGTCTCTCTACGCCGTCTTGCAAGAGAGTTTCGACCTCTACAGAGACATCTCCGACGGTTTAGCTCTCCTCCTCGACAGCTTCTTCCATCTTCCGTACAAATCTTGCGTCCACGCGTTTCAAGCCTCCGTCAGAGCTTCCAAACAGTTCGAAGAGCTCAGTGGGTTCTACGACCTCTGCAAGTCGAACGGCGTGGGACGCACGTCGGAGTATCCCAGCGTTCAGAAGATCTCGCTCGAGCTTCTCGAGACGTTGCAGGAGTTTTTGAAAGATCAGTCGTCGTTTCCTGGGAACAACGCGGGGATGTATCCGTCGCCGaatagtcttcttcttcctcctcctccttcttcgACGGTTTCCAGCTCGCTGTCGGAGAGGTGTTGTTCGGATTACGGGTCGTTTCGGAGTGCTTCTTTGGAGGATACTGGGACTAGTAGTCCTCCGATGTCTTGTCACTCGGAGCCTtacggaggaggaagagaggatCCTAATGGGAATAGCTTCGATACTGTTTCGACTAAGTCTCTTCccaatactccctctgtttcttctgCTTCCAGTATCGATgacaaggagaagaagaagaagaagaaggagaagacgaagaagcgAGAGGAGGCAAAGGTGGAAGGTTTTGATCCTTGGGAGGCGTTGATGTTGAGAGATGAACCGAGGAAGAACATAGAAACGATACCTGAAGAAACTTCAACCTCTGAGGTTCAGAGAGAGTCAGGGAACTGGTTGCTTGCGCTGGAAGAAACAGTTACTACGCAAGTGCATGATGATGATACTAACTCCATGGCGATAGTACCGTTCGGATTAGATGATCCGATGCCTGTGGCGTTTCAAGCCACCGCGACGGACCAATACAATCCATTCTTGGTGGAATCAGCTGCGCCGTTAGCTAAAGTCGGTCCAACGGTAGAGCTGATGAGTACCACGTTTAATGCCTTGGCTGTCACGGACTTTCAGGGAAACGTTCCTGACGATTTTGAGCCGTCGACTGCGCCAACTTTCAAGGCCACAGGGAGTTTGCCCGACAAGTGTGAGCCATTTGCAACGTTTGAGAGTTTTGGGTTCGAAGAGAGTGTTTTAGAAAATGGAGGGGTACATGAGCAATCTGTGTTGCAAGAACAGCAGTTATGGTTGCAGAATCAAAACAAGATCATAGCTAAGCATTTAAATTTGATATGA